A genomic window from Camelina sativa cultivar DH55 chromosome 2, Cs, whole genome shotgun sequence includes:
- the LOC104752192 gene encoding glutathione S-transferase T3-like, whose product MESNNTPNSQSQSYFSLLNFPYDSFAPNVNIGSSQIPSFSSQTSSQPSQLPSQPEETAEQCRERRIWSTQDDLVLISGSLNTSKDAIVGNDQPFGSFWKRIGDYYATSDHVLGGGEPRLPDHCRQRWQKISKEVSRFCGAYAEAKGEKASGMNDLDILQNDHQIYTKL is encoded by the coding sequence ATGGAATCAAATAATACTCCTAATAGTCAGTCTCAATCCTACTTTAGTCTTCTTAACTTCCCATACGACAGCTTTGCTCCCAATGTAAACATTGGTTCCTCTCAAATCCCTTCTTTTAGTTCACAAACTAGTTCACAGCCGAGTCAACTTCCTAGTCAACCAGAAGAGACAGCAGAACAGTGTAGGGAGAGAAGGATATGGTCCACACAAGATGACTTAGTCCTAATAAGTGGCTCGTTAAACACATCGAAGGATGCAATAGTTGGGAATGACCAACCGTTTGGGTCCTTTTGGAAGCGTATTGGTGACTATTATGCAACAAGTGATCATGTACTTGGTGGTGGTGAACCAAGGCTCCCTGACCATTGTAgacaaagatggcaaaaaaTCAGCAAGGAAGTGAGTAGGTTCTGTGGAGCTTATGCAGAGGCAAAGGGTGAGAAAGCTAGTGGCATGAATGATTTGGATATTCTGCAGAATGATCACCAAATCTACACTAAGCTGTAA
- the LOC104752200 gene encoding uncharacterized protein LOC104752200, whose amino-acid sequence MDSSLTPIKLPIYEIPLFPSARNVRTRCKGCRVEGILYGGYYSNEFNGNAFYHKECAEAPGVIVHPSHKKQHPLLLIDKLEDRTYKCDVCGEERVYPGYNCIKCKFKVDLTCGIKPPNQTIEHPVCHEHPLVFLKKRKKVRPCEVCKESIEGASYSCLECQVFFHVDCVHLSKEVNHFCHSEHPLKLMAVESLMKDAEKICLLCEKKPENVLYYCSVCNFSICLICIKNPTPNVVEHTKTHEHPLTLFSRRIFYPCNICGNLGPGDWKCGVCRKSVNRYNGAYSCSACPNYAVHSGCSVRKHIWDGVELEGVADDVEDIAPFKVVGDGLISHFCHENHALQLQQNDTNHEADRRCEACVHPVGFEPIYSCQDCRFVLHQSCANLPMKTRLVFDTRQYTLLGESKDVSKLSDCKFCGKYFNGFKYMGRGRKIDVHCGSISEPFVHEGHSHPLYFYNKEGQKCYGCHIKVDGYLLSCDSCNFGLCLSCANLPKKIMHRNDEHPLTLCCGETASGKYWCDICEKELDQEKWFYTCSDCGVTLHIECVLGDFSRLMPGCIINFNECEFEVVLNNQNTRPLCSMCLCRCKVSVILKDLEDNEYICSRLCFLNLFV is encoded by the exons ATGGATTCAAGTTTAACACCAATAAAACTACCCATCTACGAGATTCCTCTTTTCCCTTCGGCTCGGAACGTTAGAACCAGATGCAAAGGTTGCCGTGTGGAAGGTATCCTTTATGGCGGCTATTACAGCAATGAATTTAATGGTAACGCTTTTTACCATAAGGAGTGCGCCGAGGCCCCAGGGGTGATCGTTCATCCTTCCcacaagaaacaacatcctcTATTGCTCATTGATAAACTGGAAGATCGTACATATAAGTGTGATGTGTGTGGAGAAGAGCGAGTTTACCCTGGCTATAACTGTATCAAATGTAAATTCAAGGTGGATTTGACTTGTGGGATAAAACCACCAAATCAAACTATCGAGCATCCTGTGTGTCATGAACATCCACTTGTATTTTTGAAGAAACGAAAGAAGGTGCGCCCTTGTGAAGTATGCAAGGAATCTATTGAGGGAGCTTCCTATTCATGTCTTGAATGCCAAGTGTTCTTCCATGTGGACTGCGTCCATCTCTCGAAAGAGGTAAATCATTTTTGTCACTCTGAGCATCCTCTGAAGTTAATGGCAGTTGAATCACTTATGAAAGATGCTGAGAAGATTTGTCTTTTATGTGAAAAGAAACCAGAAAATGTACTTTACTATTGTTCCGTTTGCAACTTCAGCATATGTCTTATTTGTATTAAAAACCCAACACCTAATGTTGTGGAGCATACCAAAACCCACGAGCATCCCCTTACTCTTTTTTCGAGAAGAATATTTTATCCATGTAATATTTGTGGGAA TCTTGGCCCTGGGGATTGGAAATGTGGAGTTTGTCGCAAAAGTGTAAATCGGTACAATGGGGCATATTCTTGCTCTGCTTGTCCTAACTATGCAGTTCATTCAGGATGCTCAGTGAGAAAACACATATGGGATGGTGTGGAATTAGAAGGGGTAGCTGATGATGTCGAAGATATTGCACCATTCAAGGTGGTGGGTGATGGTTTGATAAGTCATTTTTGCCATGAAAATCATGCTTTACAGCTCCAACAAAATGATACTAATCATGAGGCAGACAGGCGATGTGAAGCATGTGTTCATCCGGTTGGATTTGAACCGATCTACAGTTGTCAAGATTGTCGTTTCGTTCTCCATCAGAGTTGTGCTAATCTTCCAATGAAAACGAGACTTGTCTTTGACACTAGACAATACACGTTACTAGGAGAAAGTAAAGATGTGAGCAAGCTTTCAGATTGCAAATTTTGTGGGAAATATTTTAATGGTTTCAAGTACATGGGTCGAGGGAGGAAGATAGATGTACATTGTGGTTCTATTTCTGAGCCATTCGTCCATGAAGGCCATTCACATCCTCTATATTTCTATAATAAGGAGGGTCAAAAATGCTATGGATGCCATATCAAGGTAGATGGTTATCTGCTCTCTTGTGACTCTTGTAActttggtttgtgtttgagtTGCGCTAATTTGCCGAAGAAGATAATGCATAGAAACGATGAGCACCCTCTCACTTTGTGTTGTGGTGAAACGGCAAGCGGGAAGTACTGGTGTGATATTTGTGAGAAGGAACTAGATCAAGAAAAATGGTTCTATACATGCTCTGATTGTGGAGTTACATTGCATATCGAGTGTGTACTTGGAGATTTCTCACGGCTGATGCCCGGATGCATTATTAACTTCAATGAATGTGAATTTGAGGTGGTTCTTAACAATCAAAACACTCGACCGTTATGCAGCATGTGTTTATGTCGTTGCAAGGTCTCCGTAATCTTAAAAGATCTTGAAGATAATGAATACATTTGTTCCCGCTTATGTTTCTTAAATCTTTTTGTGTAA